One window of Pseudomonas sp. FP198 genomic DNA carries:
- a CDS encoding DsbC family protein: protein MRLIQMFTAAAIALASTFAIADDAADQAIRKSLANLELEVPIEAISASPMSGLYEVKLQGSRVLYASADGQYIVQGNLFALKDGKPVNLTEITERQGISKLINGIPVAETVVYPAVGETKSHITVFTDTTCPYCHKLHAEVPELNKRGIEVRYVAFPRQGLGSPGDEQLQAVWCSKDKKAAMDKMVDGKEIKAAKCENPVSKQFALGQSIGVNGTPAIVLADGQVIPGYQPAPQVAKLALGAK from the coding sequence ATGCGTTTGATCCAGATGTTCACCGCCGCCGCCATTGCGTTGGCCAGTACCTTTGCCATCGCCGATGACGCGGCCGACCAGGCGATCCGCAAAAGCCTCGCCAACCTCGAGCTTGAAGTGCCGATCGAGGCCATTTCCGCCAGCCCGATGTCCGGCCTGTATGAAGTCAAGCTCCAGGGCAGCCGTGTGCTGTATGCCAGCGCCGACGGTCAGTACATCGTCCAGGGCAACCTGTTCGCGCTCAAGGACGGCAAGCCGGTGAATCTCACCGAGATCACCGAGCGCCAAGGCATCTCCAAATTGATCAACGGTATCCCGGTTGCCGAAACCGTGGTCTACCCGGCGGTGGGCGAAACCAAGTCGCACATTACCGTGTTCACCGACACCACCTGCCCGTACTGCCACAAACTGCACGCCGAAGTGCCAGAGCTGAACAAGCGCGGCATCGAGGTGCGCTACGTGGCGTTCCCGCGTCAGGGCCTCGGCTCGCCGGGTGATGAGCAATTGCAGGCAGTCTGGTGCTCCAAGGACAAGAAAGCGGCCATGGACAAAATGGTCGACGGCAAGGAAATCAAGGCCGCCAAGTGCGAGAACCCGGTCTCCAAGCAATTCGCCCTCGGCCAGTCCATTGGTGTGAACGGCACGCCGGCCATCGTTTTGGCCGATGGCCAGGTGATTCCGGGCTACCAGCCGGCGCCGCAAGTCGCCAAACTGGCCCTTGGGGCGAAATGA
- a CDS encoding homoserine dehydrogenase, protein MNPVKVGICGLGTVGGGTFNVLQRNAEEIARRAGRGIEVAQIAMRTPKPQFQTTGIAITNDVFEVATNPEIDIVIELMGGYTVARELVLKAIENGKHVVTANKALIAVHGNEIFAKAREKGVIVAFEAAVAGGIPVIKAIREGLSANRINWVAGIINGTGNFILTEMREKGRTFEDVLAEAQALGYAEADPTFDVEGIDAAHKLTILASIAFGIPLQFDKAYTEGITKLTTADVNYAEALGYRIKHLGVARSTASGIELRVHPTLIPADRLIANVNGVMNAVMVNGDAAGSTLFYGAGAGMEPTASSVVADLVDVVRAMTSDPENRVPHLAFQPDSLSDHPILPIEACESAYYLRIQAKDHPGVLAQVASILSERGINIESIMQKEVEEHDGLVPMILLTHRVVEQRINDAIAALEALQGVVGPVVRIRVEHLN, encoded by the coding sequence GTGAATCCGGTCAAAGTAGGCATCTGTGGGTTAGGTACCGTCGGTGGCGGCACCTTCAACGTACTTCAGCGCAACGCCGAGGAAATTGCTCGTCGTGCCGGGCGTGGAATCGAAGTGGCACAAATTGCCATGCGCACGCCAAAGCCTCAGTTCCAGACGACCGGTATTGCGATTACCAACGATGTCTTCGAAGTGGCCACGAACCCTGAGATCGACATCGTGATAGAGCTGATGGGCGGCTATACCGTTGCCCGCGAGCTGGTACTCAAGGCCATCGAGAATGGCAAGCATGTGGTCACCGCGAACAAGGCGCTTATCGCCGTTCACGGCAATGAAATTTTCGCCAAGGCCCGCGAGAAGGGCGTGATCGTGGCTTTCGAGGCCGCCGTGGCCGGTGGTATTCCGGTGATCAAGGCGATTCGCGAAGGGCTGTCGGCCAACCGGATCAACTGGGTGGCCGGGATCATCAACGGCACCGGCAACTTCATCCTCACCGAGATGCGCGAGAAGGGCCGCACTTTTGAAGACGTGCTGGCCGAAGCCCAGGCACTGGGCTACGCCGAGGCGGACCCGACGTTCGACGTCGAAGGCATTGATGCGGCGCACAAGCTGACGATCCTGGCGTCGATCGCCTTCGGTATTCCGCTGCAGTTCGACAAGGCCTACACCGAAGGCATCACCAAGCTGACCACCGCCGACGTGAACTACGCCGAGGCCCTGGGCTATCGCATCAAGCACCTGGGTGTGGCGCGCAGCACCGCCAGCGGCATCGAGCTGCGTGTGCATCCGACGCTGATCCCGGCCGATCGCCTGATCGCCAACGTCAACGGTGTGATGAACGCGGTGATGGTCAACGGCGACGCCGCGGGCTCGACCTTGTTCTATGGCGCTGGCGCTGGCATGGAGCCGACCGCTTCCTCGGTGGTGGCCGACCTGGTAGACGTGGTTCGCGCCATGACATCCGACCCGGAGAATCGCGTGCCGCACCTGGCGTTCCAGCCGGACTCGCTGTCGGACCATCCGATTCTTCCGATCGAAGCGTGCGAAAGTGCCTACTACCTGCGTATCCAGGCGAAGGACCATCCAGGGGTGTTGGCCCAGGTTGCCAGCATTCTTTCGGAACGCGGCATCAACATCGAGTCGATCATGCAGAAGGAAGTCGAGGAACACGACGGCCTGGTACCGATGATCCTGCTGACCCACCGCGTGGTCGAGCAACGCATCAACGATGCGATCGCGGCGTTGGAGGCGCTTCAGGGAGTCGTTGGCCCGGTGGTCCGTATCCGCGTCGAGCATTTGAACTAA
- the thrC gene encoding threonine synthase, whose protein sequence is MRYISTRGQAPALNFEDVLLAGLATDGGLYVPENLPRFTQEEIASWAGLPYHELAFRVMRPFVTGSIPDADFKKILEETYGVFSHNAIAPLRQLNGNEWVMELFHGPTLAFKDFALQLLGRLLDYVLQKRGERVVIVGATSGDTGSAAIEGCKHCENVDIFILHPHNRVSEVQRRQMTTIFGDNIHNIAIEGNFDDCQEMVKASFADQSFLKGTRLVAVNSINWARIMAQIVYYFHAALQLGGPARSVAFSVPTGNFGDIFAGYLARNMGLPINQLIVATNRNDILHRFMSGNQYVKETLHATLSPSMDIMVSSNFERLLFDLHGRNGAAIAGLMDSFRQGGGFSVEAERWTEARKLFDSLAVDDAQTCETIAEVFEQSGELLDPHTAIGVRAARECRRSLDIPMVILGTAHPVKFPEAVEKAGVGKALELPAHLSDLFERDERCTVLPNDLKAVQAFVSQHGNRGKPL, encoded by the coding sequence ATGCGCTATATCAGTACCCGCGGCCAGGCACCGGCCCTGAATTTCGAAGATGTCCTGCTGGCCGGCCTGGCCACGGACGGCGGCCTCTATGTGCCGGAGAACCTGCCGCGCTTCACCCAGGAAGAAATCGCTTCCTGGGCCGGCCTGCCGTATCACGAGCTGGCCTTCCGAGTGATGCGCCCGTTCGTCACCGGGAGCATTCCGGACGCCGATTTCAAGAAGATCCTGGAAGAGACCTACGGCGTCTTTTCCCACAACGCCATTGCGCCGTTGCGCCAGCTCAACGGTAACGAATGGGTGATGGAACTGTTCCACGGTCCGACCCTGGCCTTCAAGGACTTCGCCCTGCAATTACTCGGTCGCCTGCTGGACTATGTGCTGCAAAAACGTGGCGAGCGCGTGGTGATTGTCGGTGCTACCTCCGGCGACACCGGTTCGGCTGCCATCGAAGGCTGCAAGCATTGCGAGAATGTCGACATTTTCATCCTGCATCCGCACAACCGTGTCTCGGAAGTGCAGCGTCGGCAGATGACGACGATTTTCGGCGATAACATCCATAACATCGCCATCGAAGGCAACTTCGATGACTGCCAGGAAATGGTCAAGGCCAGCTTCGCCGACCAGAGCTTCCTCAAGGGCACCCGGCTGGTGGCGGTGAACTCGATCAACTGGGCCCGGATCATGGCCCAGATCGTCTATTACTTCCACGCGGCCCTGCAGTTGGGCGGCCCGGCCCGTTCGGTGGCATTCTCGGTACCCACCGGCAATTTCGGCGATATCTTCGCCGGTTACCTGGCACGCAACATGGGGCTGCCGATCAACCAGCTGATCGTCGCCACCAACCGCAACGACATCCTGCACCGCTTCATGAGCGGTAACCAGTACGTGAAGGAAACCCTGCACGCGACGTTGTCGCCGTCGATGGACATCATGGTGTCGTCGAACTTCGAGCGTTTGCTGTTCGACCTGCACGGTCGCAATGGCGCGGCGATTGCCGGCCTGATGGACAGCTTCCGCCAGGGCGGTGGTTTCAGCGTCGAGGCCGAGCGCTGGACCGAAGCCCGCAAGCTGTTCGATTCCCTGGCGGTGGATGACGCGCAGACCTGCGAAACCATCGCCGAGGTGTTCGAGCAGAGCGGGGAGTTGCTCGATCCGCACACCGCCATCGGGGTGCGAGCGGCGCGCGAGTGCCGCCGCAGCCTGGATATTCCGATGGTCATCCTGGGCACCGCTCACCCGGTGAAGTTTCCAGAAGCAGTGGAGAAAGCTGGCGTAGGAAAAGCGCTTGAGCTGCCTGCACATCTTTCTGATTTGTTTGAGCGAGATGAGCGTTGCACCGTATTGCCTAATGATCTGAAGGCCGTGCAGGCCTTTGTCAGCCAGCATGGCAACCGCGGCAAGCCGCTCTGA
- a CDS encoding transporter substrate-binding domain-containing protein has translation MLFVNRCKPTFCLMMGLALMYWSQWGGADPSTTPGQSPLEAGERLVLDARELDWIRQNPRVVVASMQIPLYLFKNAQGEWSGLNADMLHAIEQMTGLEFIHRESFSADQLIEMLENGEADMSSVLAMNDERRAVLNFSHAFGGFDWVFVGREGEPALRSLDQLAGKVLALPARHALEAEIRREHPTIALRTVMTPAEARALVENREAHATIESETAVHLYPSGQLQVGGSLEGMWEPDYLAVRQDSQTLLEILNKALEAFPAEDMRALRFKWFAEKTPDQEPSFWSRIPLQGYWCVIAAGVFGLLSLLWNRRLQGQIGQRLKAETVLNDQLTFQRALMDAIPDPIFIRDLEGRLIMCNKSYEERFATRFETLRGTRLTESAAMPSATAELLHGELMEQLRTRQPRFVDRQLMLRGGLQDIYHWSVPFYAADGRLRGVLGGWIEVGRRRDRSKRLPV, from the coding sequence ATGCTGTTCGTTAACCGATGCAAACCGACGTTTTGTTTGATGATGGGCCTGGCCCTGATGTACTGGAGCCAATGGGGCGGCGCTGACCCGTCGACGACTCCCGGGCAGTCACCGCTCGAAGCGGGCGAAAGACTGGTGCTCGACGCCCGGGAGCTGGACTGGATCAGGCAGAACCCGCGTGTCGTTGTGGCGTCGATGCAAATCCCGCTGTATCTGTTCAAGAATGCACAGGGAGAATGGAGCGGCCTGAACGCTGACATGCTCCATGCCATCGAGCAAATGACCGGACTTGAATTCATCCATCGGGAGTCGTTCTCTGCCGATCAATTGATAGAGATGCTGGAAAACGGCGAAGCCGACATGTCTAGCGTCCTGGCGATGAATGACGAGCGCCGGGCTGTGCTGAATTTCAGCCATGCGTTCGGCGGTTTCGACTGGGTATTCGTTGGCCGTGAGGGGGAGCCCGCGCTTCGTTCGCTGGATCAGTTGGCGGGCAAGGTGCTGGCGTTGCCGGCGCGGCATGCCCTGGAAGCGGAAATCCGCCGTGAGCATCCGACCATAGCGCTGCGCACGGTGATGACCCCTGCCGAGGCCAGGGCGTTAGTGGAAAATCGCGAAGCCCATGCCACCATCGAAAGCGAAACCGCCGTGCACCTCTATCCTTCAGGGCAGCTGCAAGTGGGAGGCAGTCTCGAAGGCATGTGGGAACCCGACTATCTCGCTGTACGGCAGGATTCCCAAACATTGCTGGAGATCCTCAACAAGGCGCTGGAAGCGTTTCCCGCCGAAGACATGCGCGCGCTACGTTTCAAGTGGTTCGCCGAGAAAACACCTGATCAGGAACCGTCGTTCTGGTCGCGCATCCCCCTGCAGGGCTATTGGTGTGTGATCGCGGCAGGGGTGTTCGGCCTGTTGTCGCTGCTCTGGAACCGCCGCTTGCAGGGCCAGATCGGACAGCGCCTCAAGGCCGAGACCGTACTCAACGACCAATTGACGTTCCAGCGCGCCTTGATGGATGCCATTCCCGATCCGATCTTCATTCGAGATCTCGAAGGGCGGCTGATCATGTGCAACAAAAGTTATGAGGAGCGGTTTGCGACTCGCTTCGAGACGCTGCGAGGCACGCGTCTGACAGAGTCCGCGGCGATGCCGTCTGCAACTGCCGAACTGTTGCACGGGGAGCTGATGGAGCAGCTGCGAACCCGTCAGCCTCGGTTTGTCGACCGCCAGCTGATGTTGCGCGGTGGATTGCAGGACATCTATCACTGGTCGGTGCCCTTTTATGCCGCCGATGGTCGGTTGCGCGGTGTCCTGGGCGGTTGGATCGAGGTTGGACGCCGGAGGGATCGTTCCAAGCGGCTGCCGGTTTGA
- a CDS encoding DUF3509 domain-containing protein, translating into MESISLLLNEALSPYQVTLTPSGTKGECLVTLKNSSGAIMVERLFNQAQLTDKRQLTDVVDGLHRDVLIAEGRLEPCVIAALRNVARDKVMLAAN; encoded by the coding sequence ATGGAAAGTATCAGCCTGTTGCTCAATGAAGCCTTGAGCCCGTATCAGGTTACGCTCACGCCCTCCGGTACCAAAGGCGAATGCCTGGTAACGCTGAAGAATTCCTCGGGGGCCATCATGGTCGAACGGCTGTTCAACCAGGCCCAGCTGACCGACAAACGCCAGCTGACCGACGTGGTCGACGGCCTGCATCGCGATGTGCTGATTGCCGAGGGGCGCCTGGAGCCGTGTGTCATCGCGGCGTTACGTAATGTGGCGCGCGACAAGGTCATGCTTGCTGCTAATTGA
- a CDS encoding CaiB/BaiF CoA-transferase family protein: protein MSLTAKPLAGVKVIELGTLIAGPFASRICGEFGAEVIKVESPDGGDPLRKWRKLYEGTSLWWFVQARNKKSVTLNLKHPEGLAILKKLLGEADILIENFRPGVLEKLGLGWDVLHALNPKLVMVRLSGFGQTGPMKDQPGFGAVGESMGGLRYITGFEDRPPVRTGISIGDSIAALWGVIGALMALRHREVNGGTGQVVDVALYEAIFAMMESMVPEFDVFGFIRERTGNIMPGITPSSIHTSADGKHVQIGANGDAIFKRFMQVIGRDDLANDPQLASNDGRDERRDELYGVIDRWVNSLPLDAVIDQLNQAGVPASRIFSAEDMFSDPQFLAREMFLQARLPDGKAFKMPGIVPKLSDTPGTAEWVGPALGEHTAQVLGELGYDAQQVARLRTDGAV from the coding sequence ATGTCGCTTACTGCCAAACCTCTTGCCGGCGTCAAGGTCATCGAACTCGGCACACTGATCGCCGGCCCTTTTGCCTCGCGGATCTGCGGTGAATTCGGTGCCGAGGTCATCAAGGTCGAATCGCCGGACGGCGGCGATCCGCTGCGCAAGTGGCGCAAATTGTATGAAGGCACGTCCTTGTGGTGGTTCGTCCAGGCACGCAACAAAAAGTCCGTGACGCTGAACCTCAAGCACCCCGAAGGCCTGGCGATCCTGAAAAAACTGCTTGGCGAAGCCGACATCCTGATCGAAAACTTTCGCCCCGGCGTGCTGGAAAAGCTCGGCCTGGGCTGGGACGTGTTGCACGCACTGAATCCGAAGCTGGTCATGGTCCGGCTATCAGGCTTCGGCCAGACCGGGCCGATGAAGGATCAGCCCGGGTTCGGCGCCGTCGGTGAGTCGATGGGCGGACTGCGCTACATCACCGGCTTCGAGGATCGCCCACCGGTGCGCACCGGTATCTCCATCGGCGACTCGATCGCCGCGCTCTGGGGGGTGATCGGCGCGCTGATGGCCTTGCGTCACCGGGAGGTCAACGGCGGAACCGGCCAGGTGGTGGACGTGGCGCTATACGAAGCGATTTTTGCCATGATGGAAAGCATGGTGCCGGAGTTCGACGTGTTCGGTTTCATCCGCGAACGCACCGGCAACATCATGCCCGGTATCACGCCGTCGTCCATCCACACCAGCGCCGACGGCAAGCATGTACAGATCGGCGCCAACGGTGACGCCATCTTCAAGCGTTTCATGCAGGTCATTGGCCGGGACGACCTGGCGAACGACCCGCAGCTCGCCAGCAACGATGGCCGTGACGAACGCCGCGACGAGTTGTATGGGGTCATTGATCGCTGGGTTAACTCGCTGCCGTTGGATGCCGTCATCGACCAGTTGAACCAGGCCGGCGTGCCGGCGAGCCGGATCTTCAGTGCCGAGGACATGTTCAGCGACCCGCAATTTCTCGCCCGCGAGATGTTCCTGCAAGCCAGGCTGCCGGATGGCAAGGCGTTCAAGATGCCGGGGATCGTACCGAAGCTTTCCGACACACCAGGGACAGCCGAATGGGTCGGGCCAGCATTGGGCGAGCACACGGCACAGGTGCTCGGTGAGCTTGGCTACGATGCGCAGCAGGTCGCCAGGCTGCGCACCGATGGTGCCGTCTAA
- a CDS encoding YaeQ family protein — protein sequence MAQPSTTYKFELNLTDLDRSVYENVKQTIARHPSETEERMTVRLLAYAFWYNELLAFGRGLSDVDEPALWEKSLDDRVLHWIEVGQPDADRLTWCSRRTERTSLLAYGSLRVWEGKVIPAVKNLKNVNIAAVPQEVLETLAKDMPRVIKWDVMISEGTIFVTDDRGQHEVQLQWLLGERG from the coding sequence ATGGCCCAGCCGTCCACGACCTACAAGTTTGAACTGAACCTCACTGACCTCGACCGCAGCGTGTACGAGAATGTGAAGCAGACCATTGCCCGTCATCCTTCGGAAACCGAAGAGCGCATGACCGTACGCCTGTTGGCCTACGCGTTCTGGTACAACGAGCTGCTGGCGTTTGGTCGTGGGCTGTCGGATGTCGACGAACCCGCGCTGTGGGAAAAAAGTCTGGATGACCGTGTGCTGCACTGGATCGAAGTCGGCCAGCCGGATGCCGATCGCCTGACCTGGTGCTCGCGCCGCACCGAGCGCACCAGCCTGCTGGCCTACGGCAGCCTGCGGGTGTGGGAAGGCAAGGTGATCCCCGCGGTGAAGAACCTGAAGAACGTCAACATCGCCGCCGTCCCCCAGGAAGTGCTCGAAACCCTGGCCAAGGACATGCCACGGGTGATCAAGTGGGACGTGATGATCAGCGAAGGGACGATTTTCGTGACCGACGACCGTGGCCAGCATGAGGTTCAGTTGCAATGGCTGCTGGGCGAGCGTGGTTGA
- the recJ gene encoding single-stranded-DNA-specific exonuclease RecJ: MRIEPRQLPATLPFLGDLPPLLTRLYAARGVQSEAELDKSLARLIPYQQLKGIDAAVDLLVVALEQRQRILIVGDFDADGATATTVGMLGLRLLGAAHVDYLVPNRFEYGYGLTPEIVEVALTRAPQLLVTVDNGISSVEGVAAAKAAGLKVLVTDHHLPGLELPAADAIVNPNQPGCEFPSKALAGVGVIFYVLMALRARLRSLGWYASKPQPNIGELLDLVALGSVADVVPLDANNRILVHQGLERIRAGRARPGIKAILEVAKRDHSRITSTDLGFILGPRLNAAGRLDDMSLGIECLLTDDPALARDMAAQLDGMNQDRKSIEQGMQREAMAQLKDLPVESMPFGLCLFDPQWHQGVIGILASRMKERYFRPTIAFADAGDGLLKGSGRSVPGFHIRDALSVVAAQHPTLISKYGGHAMAAGLTLPEANFALFAEAFDAEVRRQLREEDLTGRLLSDGSLAVEEFHLELVRALRHAGPWGQHFPEPVFHGVFQLVEQRVVGERHLKVILKTECGSVKLDGIAFGIDREIWPNPTVRWVELAYKLDLNEFRGQETVQLMIAHIEPR; this comes from the coding sequence ATGCGCATAGAACCCCGCCAGTTACCCGCCACCCTGCCGTTTCTCGGTGACCTGCCGCCGTTGTTGACCCGTCTTTACGCAGCACGTGGCGTGCAGTCCGAAGCGGAGCTGGACAAGAGCCTGGCGCGCCTGATTCCTTATCAGCAACTCAAGGGGATTGATGCCGCGGTGGACCTGCTGGTGGTGGCGCTGGAGCAACGCCAGCGCATCCTCATCGTCGGCGATTTTGATGCCGATGGCGCGACCGCCACTACCGTGGGCATGCTTGGTCTGCGCCTGCTCGGTGCGGCCCATGTCGACTACCTGGTGCCCAATCGCTTTGAGTATGGCTATGGCCTCACGCCGGAAATCGTCGAAGTCGCCCTGACACGCGCGCCGCAATTGTTGGTCACCGTGGACAACGGCATCTCCAGCGTGGAAGGCGTGGCAGCGGCGAAAGCGGCCGGCCTCAAGGTGCTGGTCACCGACCACCACTTGCCGGGGCTCGAATTGCCGGCGGCCGATGCCATCGTCAACCCGAACCAGCCCGGTTGTGAGTTCCCGAGCAAGGCACTGGCGGGCGTCGGGGTGATCTTTTATGTGCTGATGGCGCTGCGGGCCCGTCTGCGCAGCCTCGGTTGGTATGCCAGCAAGCCGCAACCGAACATCGGCGAACTGCTCGACCTGGTGGCGCTGGGCAGCGTCGCCGACGTGGTGCCGCTGGATGCCAACAACCGGATCCTGGTGCACCAGGGCCTGGAGCGTATTCGCGCCGGACGCGCCCGGCCCGGCATCAAGGCCATCCTCGAAGTAGCCAAGCGCGATCACTCGCGCATCACGTCCACCGACCTCGGATTCATCCTCGGGCCGCGCCTGAATGCGGCGGGGCGGTTGGACGACATGAGCCTGGGCATCGAGTGCCTGCTCACCGACGACCCGGCGCTGGCGCGGGACATGGCGGCGCAGCTGGATGGCATGAACCAGGACCGCAAATCCATCGAACAGGGCATGCAACGTGAAGCCATGGCCCAGCTCAAGGATCTGCCGGTGGAGTCGATGCCGTTCGGCTTGTGCCTGTTCGATCCGCAGTGGCACCAGGGCGTCATCGGGATCCTGGCGTCACGCATGAAAGAGCGCTATTTCCGTCCGACCATTGCTTTTGCCGATGCCGGGGACGGCCTGCTCAAAGGGTCGGGCCGCTCGGTGCCGGGATTTCATATCCGCGATGCGTTGAGCGTCGTCGCGGCGCAGCATCCGACCCTGATCAGCAAATACGGCGGTCACGCCATGGCGGCGGGGCTGACGTTGCCGGAGGCGAACTTTGCCTTGTTTGCCGAGGCTTTTGACGCGGAGGTGCGCCGGCAACTGCGTGAAGAAGACCTGACGGGGCGGCTGTTGTCGGATGGCTCCCTGGCGGTGGAAGAGTTCCACCTGGAACTGGTCCGGGCACTGCGTCATGCCGGGCCGTGGGGACAGCATTTTCCGGAGCCGGTGTTCCACGGCGTGTTCCAGCTGGTCGAGCAGCGAGTGGTGGGTGAACGGCACCTGAAGGTCATTCTCAAGACTGAGTGTGGTTCGGTGAAACTCGATGGCATAGCCTTCGGCATCGATCGGGAAATCTGGCCCAACCCCACCGTGCGCTGGGTAGAGCTGGCCTACAAGCTCGACCTCAACGAGTTCCGTGGCCAGGAAACGGTGCAGTTGATGATTGCCCATATCGAGCCGCGGTAG
- a CDS encoding NADH:flavin oxidoreductase/NADH oxidase: MSLLLEPYTLRQLTLPNRIAVSPMCQYSSADGLANDWHLVHLGSRAVGGAGLVFTEATAVTADGRITAEDLGLWNDEQIEPLQRITRFITAQGAVPGIQLAHAGRKASTWRPWLGKHGSVKPEEGGWVPVGPSPIAFDPQHTQPKQLDEGQIADVIQAFVDAAKRALTAGFKVVEVHAAHGYLLHQFLSPLSNQRRDQYGGSFENRIRLVLQVTEAVRAVWPEELPVFVRVSATDWVEDGWNPDETVELARRFRALGVDLIDVSSGGTAANAEIPTGPGYQTRFAERVRKESEIATGTVGMITEPAQAEHILRTCQADIIFLARELLRDPYWALHADDDLGGRKATWPAQYQRATHRDQPIHESDLRD, from the coding sequence ATGAGTCTGCTGCTGGAACCTTATACCCTTCGCCAACTGACCCTGCCCAATCGCATCGCGGTTTCGCCGATGTGCCAGTACTCGAGCGCCGATGGCCTGGCCAACGACTGGCATCTGGTGCATCTCGGCAGTCGTGCCGTGGGCGGTGCCGGCCTGGTGTTCACCGAAGCCACCGCCGTCACGGCTGATGGCCGGATTACCGCCGAGGACCTCGGGTTGTGGAACGATGAACAGATCGAGCCTTTGCAACGCATCACCCGGTTCATAACCGCCCAAGGCGCCGTGCCCGGCATCCAGCTGGCCCACGCCGGGCGCAAGGCAAGCACCTGGCGGCCCTGGCTGGGCAAGCATGGCAGCGTCAAGCCGGAAGAGGGCGGCTGGGTTCCGGTCGGCCCTTCGCCGATCGCCTTCGACCCCCAGCACACTCAACCGAAGCAGCTCGATGAAGGACAGATCGCCGATGTCATCCAGGCGTTCGTCGACGCGGCCAAACGCGCCCTGACGGCAGGTTTCAAGGTCGTCGAGGTCCATGCAGCCCACGGCTACCTGCTGCACCAGTTCCTGTCGCCGTTGAGCAACCAGCGTCGGGATCAATACGGTGGGTCGTTTGAAAATCGTATCCGCCTGGTACTGCAAGTGACCGAAGCGGTCCGGGCCGTATGGCCGGAGGAGCTGCCGGTTTTTGTTCGGGTATCCGCCACCGACTGGGTCGAAGACGGCTGGAACCCCGATGAAACCGTGGAACTGGCGCGGCGATTCCGGGCGCTGGGGGTGGACTTGATTGATGTGTCGTCGGGCGGTACCGCCGCCAACGCCGAGATTCCCACCGGCCCGGGCTACCAGACGCGCTTCGCCGAGCGGGTGCGCAAGGAGTCGGAAATCGCCACCGGCACGGTCGGCATGATCACCGAGCCGGCCCAGGCCGAACACATCCTGCGCACCTGCCAGGCCGACATCATCTTCCTCGCTCGCGAGCTGTTGCGCGATCCGTACTGGGCGCTGCATGCCGATGATGACCTGGGCGGACGCAAGGCCACCTGGCCGGCGCAGTACCAGCGGGCGACGCATCGGGACCAGCCGATCCATGAATCGGATCTGCGCGACTGA